The nucleotide sequence aaattgtccctaggtgtgtgtgtgtgtgtcagccctgtgatgacctggtggcctgtccagggtgtctccctgcctgccgcccaatgactgctgggataggctccagcatccccgtgaccccgagtaggataagcggcttgcataatggatggatgtgtggatcTTTCGAAAttattgtattgggatgaaattcagatatgtCAAATTTTTCAAGATTTTAATGATCCCGCGACTCCATGACCTCAAATTTCTCAGAAAATGAGGCCTGAACAAATTGAGGGAGTGCTATTTGAAAACTAGATTTAGTTTCATATCAtattttacattaccaaacatttCAATGTGATGAAGCTCAGGTGTATTCTTAAATTTGgcctttttgcatatgtaagcagataacatgatatgatatatatatatatatatatatctcctgtGAAAATTCAAATTCCCTGATTACTGTGATATTGTTTTCCATATCACTTAGCGTTTAGATACAAAATATATTGTATCATTATATCACATCATATatattccattctattctattctattctattcattgTACAGTTTATTTGCCAGCAGCAAGCTGTGGGCTTAAGCCTTTTGCTTTAGATAAGTTTCGGCAAAAAGGCTAAAATGTGAAATAAAAAAGCAAAATGGCGTCATTCTGAGCATGTCCGTCTGACAACACATCCGGCAGTTGTTTTAGGAGTGTCTAGGAAAAGGGAGTTTGATAAGTGCCCTGCTAAACAAACACAGTCGGTTCCTGTCTGCGTGCAGCCTCGTCTCAGACGCCGCCGCATAAGTGACTCAGGGTCCTAGCTCCCCCCATCCGGGCTGATCCGTGAATGTGACCTTAACGTTAGGGTGCGAATTAGTTTTCTGTTACCTTGGAGGACCTCCATGGGCAGGACGATCCAGGCATTCTCCAGATAGGAGATGTAGAGGTAACGCACCGTGTTGCAGGCCAGGCCGATGTACAGCACCCTgccacggggagagagagagagaaagagagagagagagagagagagagagagagagagagagagacacaataTTTAAAGAATGCCCGCCATCTTGTTTCTCCAACAGAAAGAGTATGACACactgcttttatatatatatatatatgtgtgtgtgtgtgtgtgtatatgtatgtgtatatatacatacatattactGTATGGGCAATATTATCTATTATCATTGTATTACCTTTTCCCATTCAATTCACATCTAATGTTTAATACCATGCCATATTCACTTTCACCCTACATGCTCTTCCACACCTTATAAAGTGCCAACATTTAACTTGTGCAATATATTCAACAGGATCTGTACGATTTTATTTTCAGGATTTGTGCAAAATCCTTTACTTCTGTTCAGTACTACGTGCTTTATGCATCATTTCCAGCACTGTCTACATAGTCACACCTGTATACAGGGAGCTAACCAGTTCAAATACAGTCATGCGCTGCAGGACAGTAGTCTAAAGCTGTCAGTCACTGAGTTGGTATAGAAGACTGTACCAGATGAGAACTGTAAAGAGAGGACTGTGGTTATACCGGATGAGAACTGTAAAGAGAGGACTGTGGGAATATGGGTATGTTTGTGTGTAATACTCTCTCCCCCTGTAACTACACTCCTATATTTGTTGCTGCCAATTCAAACCTGCTCTCAACCGACATGCCTGTTTATGTAAAGGTTAACTAAACAGATCCCAGACCAGCCGGTAAGcaggtgggtctgtgtgtgtgtacagtgcagCGAGAATTTCCATTATCACTGTTTATTAACTGTCACAGAGGCAGGTGTGTCAGTCACTCCTGATAGCCTTATCCACTGGGGTAACGACAACCAAGGCACCATCTGGTGCATTATGGGCAAGTCCAGTGACCCACCCAGGTAAGAGCCTGGGAAACACAACTCTGTGGCAGAAATATGATTTTATTCTGATTTACTATTCAGTGTGAAATGTTTTCCTCGTTGGACTTTGACCTGTAATGGAAGCAGTGACAGTTGCAGCATATTGTGACTGGATGGCTCAAATCTCACACAAGCTGTGAAACTCGGCACTGGGAATGTTGATGACACACATCCTGAACTCTCAAAGGCTATTATGTAGCTCAATACTACTCCAGTGCTCTTAGGCAAGGCTCTTCATCCTCCAACCCACCGCCATGGTGGAGCAACAGTATCAGGCTGGTTGTGCTGGGAAGCTCCCAGTGGCCTCcagtatcaggctggttgtactGGGAAGCTCCCAGTGGCCACcagtatcaggctggttgtactGGGAAGCTCCCAGTGGCCTCCAATATCAGGCTGGTTGTACTGGGAAGCTCCCAGTGGCCTCCAGTATTAGGCTGGTTGTACTGAGAAGCTCCCAGTGGCCTCCAATATCGGGCTGGTTGTACTGGGAAGCTCCTAGTGGCCACCAGCATCAGGCTGGTTGTACTGGGAAAGTCCCAGTGGCCTCCAGTATTAGGCTGGTTGTACTGGGAAGCTCCCAGTGGCCTCCAATATCAGGCTGGTTGTACTGGGAAGCTCCCAGTGGCCTCcagtatcaggctggttgtactGGGAAGCTCCCAGTGGCCTCCAGTATTAGGCTGGTTGTACTGAGAAGCTCCCAGTGGCCTCCAATATCGGGCTGGTTGTACTGGGAAGCTCCTAGTGGCCACCAGCATCAGGCTGGTTGTACTGGGAAAGTCCCAGTGGCCTCCAGTATTAGGCTGGTTGTACTGGGAAGCTCCCAGTGGCCTCCAATATCAGGCTGGTTGTACTGGGAAGCTCCCAGTGGCCTCcagtatcaggctggttgtactGGGAAGCTCCCAGTGGCCACcagtatcaggctggttgtactgggaagctcctaagtgtgaatgtgtatgaATGAGGGCATGTGAAGCAGGGTGATGCAGACAAATAACTTGGAAGAGCACGAGCTGGCTGGTTCAAAACGAACTGGTGAACTTTCAGATGTAATAATGAATGagtgaacacactcacacacacacacacacacacacacacacacacacacacacacacacacacacacacacacacacacacacacaaatagtgtTATATTTTACATAATTCTTCCCCTCTAAATCCCCCTTAGATGAAACTCGAGAGATTTTTACACGCCTCTCCTGTCTTTTGCAAGGAGGCATTTGCATTCTGTTAGCTGTCCCCGTACGAGTCAACATGAAATAATTACTCTGAAAATATTTGCTAACCAATAGACGAAGATCGATGTGTAAATATTCCACCAGGTAACCGGATAGATTAGTTATTAAAAACAGAAAATAACCTCAAGTTCTTTTTGAAGCTGCTGGGAGGAGCTTTTCATTGAACGTTTATGGGTCTGAGCTGAATTCTGACGCCTCCACATGACCTACGTGATTAACCGTGACCGTCAGTGCGGCGATTAGACGTTGCTATATAATGAGTCGGGACACAAATACATTACCTCATTGGTGGATATCTTACAAACAGCTGTTTCCCCATAACACCACCACATCTCTCACGCTTCTCTTCCATGCGAATGCTCGAGCTAGCGGAGGTTGAACGCAACACTACCACTTTAGTCCACCAGGACGCACAGAGTCCACAAAAATCCAACCGATCAATAAATTAAGCTTTACCCCCCCGAGCCGTCCCTCTAGTTTAAGTGGGTTTGGTTTTGTGGTCAAAGGACAGAGGTGGGAGAAGTGCGGGGGGCCCTCACATTGAAACCTAACGCCGCCCTCTCAAATGTCCCCGGGGGGCCAAGTCCCGGGCCCGCCGCTCCATCCTGCAGCAACCCTCCATCAATAAAATCATTGTTCCTCTCAAGAGAAACTCGCCCTTCCCTGCTTCCCCACTGTCAGCACGGAGCGGCTCAGTTCACACCACTGATTTTCAGACCCTCAACAGGCAGTCCGTTGTTGAATTGAACATAAACACCGAGTGGCTTTTCGAGCCCAAATGGAGGCAAATGCGAAGGTTATTGAATCGAGCGAGAGACGAATAAACAGTTGTAAACAAAGCTGGTAATCGACCGATTTCCCATCCATCCCCTATCCTAGCCGCTCGTCCTATGTAGGgtgatgggatgctggagcccaacccagcagtcactgggcagcaggcagggaggcaccctggacaggccgccagtccgtcacagggtccacacattcacatctagggacaatcgagtacggccgattcacctggcctacatgtctttggaccgtggggggaaaccggagacccacatgcaaactccacacagaggacaatctgggatgacccccccagaggacgacccgggatgacccccaaggtcggacaaccccagggttcaaacccaggaccttcttgctgcgagacgactgcgctaaccactgcgccgccgtgccacaTCGACCGATTTGATCAGgataaaactaaataaataacggAGGAATGTGACATTTACACGGATGTGGTCCTACATAGTCAAGTAGGGCGAGGCGGTAATTCAATATTCTTGTTTATCGTTGGTAAATTGATGATAATGAGAAGCTATTACCCAAAacgtctcacaaaatgaggtctgaaatatctgagggagtattatttgaaaactatttTTGGCTTGATATTACGCTTTACAAGAGCAAACAGTTCAATATGATGAAGGCACTAAGACCGACTAACTCAGACAGGGTTAGGGGGGGTTCCTCGCCTATTAGGGTAGCCCATGATGGAAATGCACCCACGGCACTAAGGAGTTTGGTATAAAAACCAACAACAGACGCTGATGTAATGTACATAAAACAGGGCGTATCAGCACATCGCACATCTGGAATGACGTTGCTCTACCTGATGTGGCCCACCAGCTCGATGAACTTGTGGCTCGTGAAGTAGGCTGCCAGCTCCGACAGGTGGGTGAGGATGGAGCAGACGCCAAACAGCGTGGTGGTCCCCTTCAAGTCCTCCAAATGCCAGTAGAGAAAGGTGAACACGAAGCCGTAGCCGAAGCCCATGAACCAGGCCACAAACAGAACCGAGCTGTACCGTACGCTGCACAGCAGCCTCAGCAGGTCGCTGTAGTGGAAATCCTGACCGGCGTCCGAGCTGACAGGTGTCTGCTCCGAAGGCGAGCCGGTGTCAGGGGATGACGTGTCCCCCGGCTCTTCTGCAGTGTCCGCCGGCAGCTCTTGATGGCTGCTTCCACCTTTGTCAAAGTAGAACTGCGTCCCCACGACCAACGCCACACCCATGAGCACGCCGAACGAGATGAAAGCGATTTGGTAGTTGTGCATGCGATATTCGGGGAGGATGCAGCCCACGCCATCAATCACAGCGGACACATGGGTGTGGTCAATCCAGATGCCCACCAGCAGCATGGCCAGGCCCCAGCCCAGCGAGCCCCACATCCTCTGCATGCCGTAGCGGTCCCGGGCCTTCCCCAGGTACTGCAGGGTGACTGTGTCCACGATGGTGACGGCCGGGGCGCTGAAGAACTCCCCCACGATGACCACCAGCAAGATGATGAGGAAGATTTTCTCCACCTGGGCCTCGTTGTAGATGATCTGGTACTCTTTGGCTTTGGTGGGAGCTGGCTTGGTGGTGGTACGAGTGGTACTGGCGACGGTAGTATTTGCCGTTGGTAGGGTGGTGTCGAGTACTTTAAAGGGCACCGATGTAGCATTGGCATCGACACTTCGCTCCACCCTCCGGCGCGCACTGTGGTAGGAACTAAGCACACTAAAAATCATCGGGGGATTCAGGAAATAGTTCATGCTGCGACGGCGCCTCGTGCGGCTGGTGGCGTTGCCAGCCAGCGTGGCGTTTGTATAGGGAGTCGTCGCTACCGCGGGCGACACGGTTGTCACGGCAGCCGCCCCTTTTTCCCTGCAGCTCATTTCAGCCGGTTTGACAAAACCGATGCCGCAGTTAAACACCAACCAGCAGAACACTGAGAACAGTAGCATACCCTTCCCGTTCTTGAAACGGTCGGCCACCACTCCCCAGAAGGGGGCGCTGCAGAACTCAATGAAATAACGTATACCGACTAGCAAACCGCTGCGACTGGGTGACATGCCCAGCTGTTTGTAGTAGACCGCCAGGAGGGGGTGCAGGGAGCCATAAGCTGCATAGAAGAAGAAATAGAAGATTTTGGAGACGAGGAGGTGGCTGTTGACGCGGAGACATATTCTCTGACAGCAGTTTATGGAGGTGGCCGATGGCCCGGCGAGCTCCGTCGGGGGCGTGTCCGAGGCGGGTGGGGCCGCGGCAGAGTCCTCCACCCTgtgctccagagacagagagttgAAGGGCTCGGCCAAGACATACTTCCTCTTctgctcctcctcgtcctccgtcAAGATGGCAACCTTGTCGTCAGCAGCCATGTCTGGAAGAGAAGAAAAGGGGAAACCGGGTCAGAGAGCAGCCGGCAGAGTAGAACCGGGCTGTGAAGTTGCTGTCAAATCTCCTGTGAAGGCCACTTTACCTGGTAACCAACCACCATTTGTAGGCCCTGTTCTATTTCAACCATCTTATTGGTGGGTGAAACAGCGACAGAAGTGGCACAAACAAAAAGAAGTCAAGTTCTGCTTGTAACCAAAATGAAAAGGCTGCTATTGCCAAATAAATAacatgctgctgtgtgtgtgtgtgttttttaatgtGGTGTTTTCACATCACAACAAACGCCAACACGTAAATACATGCGAGTATCATACGACACATGTCAGGACGACGCAATACTAACAGATACACAGTGCAAAGACGCACAAAGTGGGGGCCATGTATTTAGACAGGACACTATACAGTGCAGGTTACACACATCCCGTGACTCAGGAACACACAACGTGGTTTCTACTTGCCTGGCATGCCAGCACAAAGTAATATGGACATCTACCCAACAAGTTTACAAAACATGGGAACAGCAGGTCTCTCCAATACAGTATTCCCACCTGGCGCCAGATGGAGCATAACTAGTCGATTGATTCACACCGGATAGGGTGATGGATACCAACAATATAAATATTTTACAATACAATATTTTTCGATTGCTGCTATTAATTTGGAATATCTCTCTAGTTTGGCTGTGAGCTTTACTTAACAGTACTGgcatgctgttgttgttgttgttgaagttTAGGCGTGGCTCGCTGTATTGCATTTAATAGTAGTAGACATTTTACATTAAGATGATATTAATGTATTCCAGTTTGGTAGCAGCCCACACCCCGAGATCAGCAGCTGTGTATAGTGTAATGACCTACCTGCATCTCTGAGGATTAGCACCCTGCATCTTATTTGATACCCTACACAGTGTCCtatacaccagtggttctccacctttttggggtcctggaccccctgcgtatttgtgatctaccctgaggacccctccacctgatcttgggggaggggggttgcaatttgatagaaacagtagaaa is from Lampris incognitus isolate fLamInc1 chromosome 21, fLamInc1.hap2, whole genome shotgun sequence and encodes:
- the LOC130131509 gene encoding major facilitator superfamily domain-containing protein 6-like isoform X1; protein product: MAADDKVAILTEDEEEQKRKYVLAEPFNSLSLEHRVEDSAAAPPASDTPPTELAGPSATSINCCQRICLRVNSHLLVSKIFYFFFYAAYGSLHPLLAVYYKQLGMSPSRSGLLVGIRYFIEFCSAPFWGVVADRFKNGKGMLLFSVFCWLVFNCGIGFVKPAEMSCREKGAAAVTTVSPAVATTPYTNATLAGNATSRTRRRRSMNYFLNPPMIFSVLSSYHSARRRVERSVDANATSVPFKVLDTTLPTANTTVASTTRTTTKPAPTKAKEYQIIYNEAQVEKIFLIILLVVIVGEFFSAPAVTIVDTVTLQYLGKARDRYGMQRMWGSLGWGLAMLLVGIWIDHTHVSAVIDGVGCILPEYRMHNYQIAFISFGVLMGVALVVGTQFYFDKGGSSHQELPADTAEEPGDTSSPDTGSPSEQTPVSSDAGQDFHYSDLLRLLCSVRYSSVLFVAWFMGFGYGFVFTFLYWHLEDLKGTTTLFGVCSILTHLSELAAYFTSHKFIELVGHIRVLYIGLACNTVRYLYISYLENAWIVLPMEVLQGVTNASVWAACISYLSAAVPPALRTSAQGILQGLYLGLGRGCGAMVGGVFVNYFGAAETFRGLGMASLVILLIFSFIQCLTSKNKEEEDRMLAENIPVPSSPVPIATIDLVQSQSSAAGLRQAAILPVKKTKHQEEQEDVTRPAWVLSGAPWVTIAFAVFQIQEMVAMAKSSPPPETQPLQVPDKQSLEYQAVATSHADDGARQTGSEPAPEPPTEPHKAPPAPTNSDDARDQTHPPSNRAPPMQNPAFPPEETEG